The proteins below come from a single Cricetulus griseus strain 17A/GY chromosome 6, alternate assembly CriGri-PICRH-1.0, whole genome shotgun sequence genomic window:
- the LOC100756430 gene encoding copine-1 isoform X2, whose protein sequence is MAHCVTLVQLSISCDHLIDKDIGSKSDPLCVLLQDVGGGTWAELCRTERVRNCSSPAFSKTLQVEYHFETVQKLRFGIYDIDNKTPELGDDDFLGAAECSLGQIVSSQTLTLPLMLKPGKPAGQGTITVSAQELKDNRVVTMEVEARNLDKKDFLGKSDPFLEFFRQGDGKWHLTYRSEVIKNNLNPTWKRFSVPLQHFCGGDLGTPIQVRCSDYDSDGSHDLIGTFHTTLAQLQAVPAEFECIHPEKQQKKKSYKNSGTVRVKTCRVETEYSFLDYVMGGCQINFTVGVDFTGSNGDPSSPDSLHYLSPSGVNEYLTALWSVGSVVQDYDSDKLFPAFGFGAQVPPNWQVSHEFALNFNPSNPYCAGIQGIVDAYRQALPQVRLYGPTNFAPIINHVARFAAQAAQQRTASQYFVLLILTDGAVTDVEATCEAVVQASKLPMSVIIVGVGGADFEVMEQLDADGGPLRTRYGEAASRDIVQFVPYRRFQNAPRETLAQTVLAEVPTQLVSYFKAQGWAPLKAPPAPAKVPAQPPQA, encoded by the exons ATGGCCCACTGTGTGACCTTGGTGCAGCTGTCCATTTCCTGTGATCATCTCATTGACAAGGACATCGGCTCCAAATCTGACCCACTCTGCGTCCTTTTACAGGATGTGGGAGGGGGCACCTGGGCTGAG CTTTGCCGGACTGAGCGAGTCCGGAACTGCTCAAGCCCTGCGTTCTCCAAGACTCTGCAGGTCGAGTACCACTTTGAGACTGTCCAGAAGCTGCGCTTTGGAATCTATGACATTGACAACAAGACACCGGAGCTGGGGGATGACGACTTCTTAGGGGCAGCAGAGTGCTCCCTAGGTCAG ATTGTGTCCAGCCAGACTTTGACTCTACCCTTGATGTTGAAGCCGGGGAAGCCTGCCGGGCAGGGAACCATTACT GTTTCAGCTCAGGAGTTAAAGGACAACCGGGTAGTAACCATGGAGGTAGAAGCTAGAAACCTAGACAAGAAG GACTTCCTAGGAAAATCTGATCCGTTCTTGGAGTTCTTCCGCCAAGGTGATGGGAAGTGGCACCTGACTTACCGATCTGAG GTAATCAAGAACAACCTGAACCCTACATGGAAGCGCTTCTCGGTTCCTCTTCAGCATTTCTGCGGTGGGGACCTGGGCACACCCATCCAG GTGCGCTGCTCGGACTATGACAGTGACGGGTCACATGATCTCATTGGTACCTTCCACACCACCTTGGCCCAACTTCAAGCAGTCCCG GCTGAATTTGAATGTATCCACCCCGAGaagcagcagaaaaagaaaagctacaaGAACTCTGGAACTGTCCGAGTGAAAACTTGCCGG GTAGAGACAGAGTATTCCTTCCTGGACTATGTGATGGGAGGCTGCCAAATCAACTTTACT GTGGGTGTTGACTTCACTGGCTCCAATGGAGACCCATCCTCTCCTGATTCCCTGCACTATCTGAGCCCTTCAGGAGTCAACGAGTATCTGACAGCACTGTGGAGTGTGGGCAGCGTGGTTCAAGACTATGACTC AGACAAGCTGTTCCCAGCATTTGGATTTGGGGCCCAGGTACCCCCTAATTGGCAG GTCTCACATGAATTTGCCTTGAACTTCAATCCCAGTAATCCCTACTGTGCAG GCATCCAGGGTATTGTAGATGCCTACCGCCAAGCATTGCCCCAAGTTCGTCTCTATGGCCCTACCAACTTTGCACCCATCATCAACCATGTGGCTAGATTTGCAGCCCAGGCGGCACAGCAGAGGACTGCCTCG CAATACTTCGTACTGTTGATTTTGACTGACGGCGCTGTGACAGACGTGGAGGCCACATGTGAGGCTGTGGTGCAAGCCTCAAAGCTGCCCATGTCAGTGATCATTGTGGGCGTGGGTGGTGCTGACTTTGAGGTCATGGAGCAGCTGGATGCTGATGGTGGCCCTCTTCGTACTCGCTATGGAGAAGCAGCTTCCCGTGACATAGTACAGTTTGTGCCCTATCGACGATTTCAGAAT GCTCCACGGGAGACACTGGCACAGACTGTACTTGCAGAAGTGCCTACTCAGCTGGTTTCCTACTTCAAAGCCCAAGGTTGGGCCCCATTGAAGGCACCTCCAGCTCCAGCCAAGGTCCCTGCACAGCCCCCCCAGGCATAG
- the Spag4 gene encoding sperm-associated antigen 4 protein isoform X2 has translation MRRSHRPGSAASSHNHAPDFYSENSNSSHSVTSGDSNGRRSPGPELEQPEGRRARGSSCGEPALSPGVPGGDTRAGSSRPKPAPRSHNGQTACGAATVRGGSSEPCGSSAVLEEQLNLIPSLDLRQEMPPVRVSKSFLNLLFQVLSVLLSVAGDALVSVYREVCSIRFLLTAVTLLSVFLAALWWGLLYLVPALENEPKEMLTLSQYHQRVYSQGQQLQQLQTELNKLHKEVSSVRAAHSERVAKLVFQRLNEDFVRKPDYALSSVGASIDLEKTSSDYEDTNTVYFWNRLSFWNYARPPSVILEPDVFPGNCWAFEGDQGQVVIRLPGHVQLSDVTLQHPPPTVAHTGGASSAPRDFAVFGLQADDETEVFLGKFIFDVQKSEIQTFHLQNDPPSAFPKVKIQILSNWGHPRFTCLYRVRAHGVRISEWAEDNATGVAGGPH, from the exons ATGCGGCGGAGCCACCGCCCAGGCTCGGCCGCATCCTCTCACAATCACGCACCCGACTTCTACAGCGAGAACAGCAATAGTTCCCACAGCGTGACTTCGGGGGACAGCAATGGGCGCCGGTCCCCTGGGCCGGAGCTCGAGCAGCCCGAGGGCAGAAGGGCCCGGGGCTCGAGCTGTGGTGAGCCCGCCTTAAGTCCAGGAGTGCCCGGAGGAGACACACGGGCAGGAAGCTCTCGGCCGAAGCCTGCGCCTCGGAGCCACAATGGCCAGACCGCCTGTGGCGCGGCAACCGTGAGGGGCGGGTCCTCGG AACCGTGTGGATCTTCCGCAGTCTTGGAGGAGCAGCTCAACCTTATCCCGAGCCTGGATCTGAGGCAGGAGATGCCTCCGGTGCGGGTGTCCAAGAGCTTCCTGA ACCTCCTCTTTCAGGTGCTGAGCGTATTGTTATCGGTGGCAGGAGACGCGCTGGTCAGTGTGTACAG GGAGGTCTGCTCCATCCGCTTCCTGTTAACTGCTGTGACGCTCCTGAGCGTCTTTCTGGCAG cacTCTGGTGGGGTCTCCTGTATCTGGTCCCCGCTTTAGAGAAT GAACCTAAGGAGATGCTGACTCTAAG CCAATACCACCAGCGTGTGTACTCCCAGggccagcagctgcagcagctccAGACAGAACTGAATAAACTCCACAAGGAGGTGTCCAGCGTTCGTGCAGCTCACAGTGAG AGAGTGGCCAAGCTCGTGTTCCAGAGGCTGAATGAGGACTTTGTGCGGAAACCCGACTATGCACTGAGCTCTGTGG GAGCCTCCATCGACCTGGAGAAGACATCCAGTGACTATGAGGATACCAACACTGTCTATTTCTGGAACCGCCTGAGCTTCTGGAACTATGCACGCCCACCCTCAGTCATCCTGGAG CCAGATGTGTTCCCTGGAAACTGCTGGGCTTTTGAAGGTGATCAAGGCCAGGTGGTGATCCGACTGCCAGGTCATGTGCAGTTAAGCGACGTCACCCTGCAGCATCCTCCACCCACTGTGGCACACACTGGAGGAGCCAGCAGTGCACCCCGGGACTTTGCAGTCTTT GGGCTCCAGGCTGATGATGAGACTGAAGTGTTCTTGGGAAAATTCATCTTTGATGTGCAGAAATCTGAAATTCAGACTTTCCATCTACAG AATGACCCTCCATCAGCCTTCCCTAAGGTGAAAATTCAGATTCTAAGCAACTGGGGCCATCCACGTTTCACATGCTTATATCGAGTCCGTGCCCATGGTGTGAGGATCTCAGAGTGGGCAGAGGACAATGCCACAGGGGTCGCTGGGGGACCCCATTAA